A genomic segment from Necator americanus strain Aroian chromosome III, whole genome shotgun sequence encodes:
- a CDS encoding hypothetical protein (NECATOR_CHRIII.G10256.T2) codes for MDVVTFCIFLLFCPWLADAFGDENCAYGVCSNAPPRNLSIAPFGSGMCTGDDAIIDYILNGYNKLELPGGGHVRVSVEEVSKIIEITSEFELDIYVTERWTDPALAYSHLNPCKSNMSVDGRTILEKIWNPHACFVNSKLANIHSSPFKNIFLQIYSNGSIWHNYRIKLTGPCSNTLRTFPIDQQRCMLFYESFTHNHEQVEMEWIDTVPPITIMKGNITLPDYVLVDFSASSELRVSFVEQISANNTKFSA; via the exons ATGGACGTGGTGACTTTCTGTATTTTCCTACTGTTCTGTCCATGGTTGGCGGATGCATTCGGAGACGAAAATTG TGCTTACGGTGTTTGCTCGAATGCTCCGCCACGAAATCTCTCGATAGCGCCATTCGGAAGTGGGATGTGTACAGGCGATGATGCTATTATAG ATTATATTCTGAATGGCTACAATAAGCTCGAATTGCCGGGCGGTGGACATGTGCGAGTTTCGGTTGAG GAAGTgtcaaaaatcatagaaatcaCCTCAGAATTCGAGTTAGATATCTATGTGACTGAGAGATGGACAGATCCTGCACTTGCCTACTCACATCTGAATCCGTGCAAAAG CAACATGTCAGTCGACGGGCGGACGATCTtggaaaaaatatggaatCCTCATGCATGTTTTGTCAACAGCAAACTAGCAAATATCCATTCAAGCCCGtttaagaacatttttctgcaaatttacAGCAATGGCAGCATTTGGCATAATTATCGGATCAAATTGACGGGACCATGCTCGAATACATTGCG AACATTCCCCATTGATCAACAGAGATGCATGCTATTTTACGAGAGCTTCACACACAATCATGAACAG gtggagaTGGAATGGATCGATACAGTACCACCTATCACTATCATGAAAGGCAATATCACATTGCCCGATTATGTTTTGGTGGACTTCTCAGCGAGTAGTGAACTTAGAGTTAGTTTCGTTGAACAAATATCTGCCAATAATACAAAGTTTTCAGCttaa
- a CDS encoding hypothetical protein (NECATOR_CHRIII.G10257.T1): MRLCRWQPDRHVPAHHWQMQNALPPNEKIVVPKRHDARCICVRARNDAVEGAVRAEVTALQTAATGGASKGPGTLLARRLAYTTAPCFMSF; encoded by the coding sequence ATGCGCCTCTGTCGCTGGCAGCCGGATCGTCATGTACCTGCGCATCACTGGCAGATGCAAAATGCCCTGCCACCCAATGAAAAAATAGTCGttccaaaacgacatgatgcacggtgcatttgcgtacgcgctcgaaacgacgcggtggagGGAGCAGTTCGTGCCGAGGTGACAGCATtacaaactgcagcgacgggtggtgccagcaagggtcccgGTACGCTCCTAGCGCGTCGCCTCGcctacacaactgcaccgtgcttcatgtcgttttga